The Anabaena sp. PCC 7108 region ATAATTAAACTTACCTTGAAATTTATTTACCGGGTCACGGAAAAAGATATCCTCTGTATAGATGTTGTAGGAAATATCTTTTGCAAATAATGTCGGTAAATCCTGTTTAAGCGTTGCAATTATCCGTTCGATTTGTAATTTCACCACTGATTTCAAACCTTAAAAATGTTGTTCATAGTGTTGCTATTCTCTGTAAAAGAGAACAAGATTGCCCATAACTCACACCAACATGATTAAAAGATATGGGAAAAGTTATCAAGTTTCTTTAAAATATCATTTCTGGCAACAAGGAAGCTGGGAAATCAACGCTTCTTCTCAGATACAGGGTTGGTTTAGACGTGGTAATTAAGTTATTATGCTCACAGAATAAATCATCAACCCACGTTATACTCTGACTTTTTGCTAGTAGAAAATACTCATTTACTATTAAGGCTCAAGTATGCTGTGTAAACCAACTTAAAAATATTTAACACTAAATTTAATAGAAGCAATTTACCTAAAAACAAGAAGTAGATGTAGCTCAGACTTAAGCCCAATCATAGTTTTAGCCTTAATAGCCAGTTTGGGAAACATCACATCTAACTTGTGAGGTAAATCAGCATTCTTTAGCAATTTAGTGAGATAATAAAGTTGTGAGGGAAAGAACGGATGCTACTCCATACCAGAAGGGGAATAAAATTATGAAACGCCAGCTACTAGCAGTTATAGCCTTAGTCGCTCCCCTATTTTTAGCTAACTCAGTCCAAGCTGGGAATACGCAAGATATACAGAAGCTATTGTCAACTAGGGAATGCATTAAGTGCAATCTATCAGGAGTTAACCTCAGTGGCGCTCATTTAATCGGTGCAGATTTACGAGGTGCAAATCTCCAAGGAGCTAACTTAACAGATGCTAACCTTGAAGGTGCTGACCTTACTGGTGCAAATTTGGCAGGTGCTAATTTAACATCAGCTTTTGTCACAAATGTGAATTTGAAGCAAGCTAATCTCAATGGTGCAAACCTCACCGCTGCCACTATTAATGATTCCAATGTGTATCAAGCATCAATGAATAATTTAACCATCACTGGTGCTGAAATATATAATACTGGTATCGGTATTGGTGGAGAAGATGGTCAAATTCCTGACTGGGATTAACAGTTATCAGTAATATATGCTTGATAAGCGTTCACTGATTAAAAACGCAATCATATTTTTCAGGTTTTGCTTGCTGGCAATTATGATATTGCTGCGAGAATAAAGCAATCATCACCACTAAGAAAACCTCTGCTTGATAGTTATACAAGCGGAGGTTTTTTAATATCAATTGTGATCAAGATTAGGTCAGAGATGCAAATTACCCATAACCTCAAATCACCAGATTCTAAGTTAATGCCTCAGCAATAACTTCTGAAAGTAACTTATTAGCAGCTTTCTTCAATAAATCCACCTTGTCAGTACGTTCCCAAGGTAAATCTAAATCACTACGTCCCAAGTGACCGTAAGCTGCGATGTCCTGATAAAAACGTCCGCCTCTTTCACTGGGTAGGTTGCGTAAATTGAAAGTATGGATAATTCCGGCTGGACGTAGTTCAAAGTACTCTGTAACTAATTCCAACAAAATGTCATCATCCACTTTACCTGTACCAAAGGTATCCACAAAAATGCTGACTGGTCTTGCTACACCAATGGCATAACTTAACTGCACTTCACATTTTTCTGCTAACCCCGCAGCCACAATATTTTTTGCTGCATAACGAGCAGCATACGCAGCTGAACGGTCTACCTTCGTGGGGTCTTTACCGGAAAAAGCACCACCACCATGTCGTGAATAACCACCGTAGGTATCGACAATGATTTTTCGTCCAGTCAGACCAGAATCACCTTGAGGTCCACCTATGACAAATTTACCTGTAGGGTTAACGAGAAAACGTGTATCCTGATCTGGCTTAACGTCAATATCACCAAACACAGGTTCCACTACTGCTGACCACAGGTCTTCTTTAATCTTGGCTTGTACCCCTGCCTCATCCGTAATATCCCCAATATTAGGTGTATGCTGGGTAGAAATCAAGATTGTATCAATACCTACGGGTTTTCCATCTTCATAGACTACGGTAACTTGGGTTTTTCCGTCAGGACGCAGGTATGATAAATCTCCTGTTTTTCTTACTGCTGCCAATCTCCGGGCAATGCGGTGAGCTAAACTAATCGGTAAGGGCATCAATTCTGGTGTTTCATTGCAAGCAAAACCAAACATGATTCCTTGATCACCAGCACCGATTTTATCAAATAGTTCTTCACTATCTTGAGCGCGGGTTTCTTGAGCCGTATTTACACCTTGAGCAATATCAGGAGACTGTTCATCTAAAGCTACCAATACACTGGCGCTATTAGCAGAAAAGCCGTTAACTGCATCAGTGTAGCCAATTTCCGCAATCTTCTTCCGGGCTAAATTGACAAAATTGACATTGGCTTTAGTGGTAATTTCTCCAGTAATTAGTACTAAGCCCGTATTAACAACTACTTCAGCCGCAACTCGGCTACTGGGATCTTGTGTCAATAAAGCATCCAGAATAGTATCGGAAATTTGATCACAGATTTTATCTGGATGTCCTTCGGTGACTGACTCGGAGGTAAATAAATAGCGTCGAGACAAAGGAAATTCCTCCTTGACTAATTTTGCTCACGGACTAAGGAAAGAGTATTTAGTCCAGCGACTAATTTATGAAATAATAACAATATTTACACATTTACTGATAAAACTTCGCTGTTCGTC contains the following coding sequences:
- a CDS encoding pentapeptide repeat-containing protein; its protein translation is MKRQLLAVIALVAPLFLANSVQAGNTQDIQKLLSTRECIKCNLSGVNLSGAHLIGADLRGANLQGANLTDANLEGADLTGANLAGANLTSAFVTNVNLKQANLNGANLTAATINDSNVYQASMNNLTITGAEIYNTGIGIGGEDGQIPDWD
- the metK gene encoding methionine adenosyltransferase, whose amino-acid sequence is MSRRYLFTSESVTEGHPDKICDQISDTILDALLTQDPSSRVAAEVVVNTGLVLITGEITTKANVNFVNLARKKIAEIGYTDAVNGFSANSASVLVALDEQSPDIAQGVNTAQETRAQDSEELFDKIGAGDQGIMFGFACNETPELMPLPISLAHRIARRLAAVRKTGDLSYLRPDGKTQVTVVYEDGKPVGIDTILISTQHTPNIGDITDEAGVQAKIKEDLWSAVVEPVFGDIDVKPDQDTRFLVNPTGKFVIGGPQGDSGLTGRKIIVDTYGGYSRHGGGAFSGKDPTKVDRSAAYAARYAAKNIVAAGLAEKCEVQLSYAIGVARPVSIFVDTFGTGKVDDDILLELVTEYFELRPAGIIHTFNLRNLPSERGGRFYQDIAAYGHLGRSDLDLPWERTDKVDLLKKAANKLLSEVIAEALT